The stretch of DNA TCCGTTTTTTAATAAATGAGTAGCAATACTGTGTCGTAATAAATGAGGGTAAATTTTCTTTTTTATATCGCTTTTCTGTGCGATTCTTTCTACAATAAATTCTATTCCTGCGGGAGTAAGGTTTCCTTTTAATCCCTGTAAAAAACATGCTCCTTTATGGATTCTTTGTTTTAGGTAGACTTCAAAAATTTCTAAGGCTTTGCTATGTATCGGAACTTCCCGCTGATAGCCGGTTTTAGATTTTCTGACGAGCACTTTCCCGTTTTCCAGATCCACATCTTCCAACAATAATTCTGCCGCTTCTCCGGCTCTTAAGCCTAAATAATACAGGCTTGCCAATACTGCTTTATCTCTTATGGTTTCTGCATTTTTTAGAAGGGTTTGTATTTCTTTTATTGATAAAATTTCTATTTCCGCAATGTGGGTTTTAAAGCTTCTGCAAATGACAAGACCCGTTTCTTTCTGCAGGATTTCTTTCTGATAATTTTTATAGATTTTAAGTGCAAAAAGATGATTGTTTATGGTACTTACATTAAGGTTTTTATGAGGTTGAGTTTTGTGTTTTCTCTGCTTTAAATAATTAATATATTCTGTTGGAAGATTTCCTCTTTCTATATAATTTCTATACTCCTGAACCATTGATAAAATCTTGATAACATTCCTTTTCTGATAATTCCTGAGTTCTAAATATCTCTTGAAGTTTTCCATCTATAACCGATTTACTTGTGTAATATTTGTGTTTTTCCGAACGCTAATCGATTTCTCTTTATTCATCGGTATTTATAAGTATTCTAGTGTTCGTTTGGTTTCCGTTTAGCGTTCGATAGCGTTCAATTTTAATTGTTCCAATTGCTTTGTA from Chryseobacterium piperi encodes:
- a CDS encoding tyrosine-type recombinase/integrase: MENFKRYLELRNYQKRNVIKILSMVQEYRNYIERGNLPTEYINYLKQRKHKTQPHKNLNVSTINNHLFALKIYKNYQKEILQKETGLVICRSFKTHIAEIEILSIKEIQTLLKNAETIRDKAVLASLYYLGLRAGEAAELLLEDVDLENGKVLVRKSKTGYQREVPIHSKALEIFEVYLKQRIHKGACFLQGLKGNLTPAGIEFIVERIAQKSDIKKKIYPHLLRHSIATHLLKNGMELIKVSRFLGHRSLESTQRYTHL